DNA from Vicinamibacterales bacterium:
TTCATAAGGCAATCCGAATAACAACCGGATAAGATTACCCGCGCCCACCATCTGAGCAATCAGATAGAACGCCACCACAGCAAGCGACCCGACCGCGGCGGCCACACGCACCGGCGCCTGACGCAGCCGAAAGGCAACGACATCGGAGAACGTGAATCGCCCAAGATTCCTGAGTGGCTCAGCAATCAGAAACATCACGATCGGCCAGCCGACCAAGAAACCAATCGAATAGAGGAGACCGTCAAAGCCTGAAAGCGCGACCAAGCCAGCAATGCCAAGGAAACTGGCCGCACTCATATAGTCTCCTGCGAGTGCTAGACCGTTCTGGAGGCCAGTGATGCTTCGACCGGCGGCATAGAAGTGCTCAGCGTTATGTGTCCGCCGCGCGGCAAGGTAGGTAATGCCCAGCGAAAGTACGATAAAAATGAAGAATCCCGCGATCGCGATCAGATTAGGCTCACCCAGACTACTCGTCACAACCGCCCCCGCAGCGCAGCCACGCCACTGTCGTAGTGCCGGTTGGCCCACCGGACATAGACCCAGACCAGTATCCACGCTGCAACAATCACAAGCGCGCCGAGCAGAATGCCAAGACTTAGACCAGGGCTGACCAGCGTCGCGAGAAGGGATTTACGAAACGCGACCAGCAAGATAAATCCAAAATAGAGGACCATCATGGTAATCGTGAGCCCAATCGCGATACGCCAGCGCGCAGAGTTCAAGCGTTTCAACTCATCAAAAGAATTCATAATTACCAATCTACACTACTGGGTTTCAGTTCGACTTTGCGTTGTCTGGGCTTGAATAATTATATTGCCGGCCGCGTCTCTCAAAACGAGTGTCACCTCTTTTTCATCTATGGATAGAAAATGCTCTGTAAGTAAACCACTGATAATCCCAAAGTCCATCTTCCAGACCATAGTCCGCCTATCATCTTGCCAATCTCCGATCCAATACGAAGAATCTCCTTCTGACGTAAAGTTAAACCGGTGGTATGACCCATCAGCGTAATTAATCATGTCTCGGCTGTCCTGTGATTCACCAATAGTTGTCATCTCCAGGTACTGATTAGACAAGACCCACTTAACCTCTTGGGTGGCTGTCTCGTCGTATCCTCGAGGAACCAACTGTGTAGGGCTCATGACCGTTCGAGCTTGCCATGTTCCGAGATACTGGTTCAAAACACCCGAACCTTTTAACTGCGCTTCTTCGGTAGAGGCTGTTGCCGGTAAAGCGAATAAGGCCATCATCAATGCCAGAACAAGTCGTGTCATATTGTTCTCCACTGCACGGAAACGAAACACGTCCTCATCAGGTTTCCAAGTGTTCGCGATTCGGAACAGCCATAACGTATAGGGCAGCCGCAGCCATTGCAAGATAGCCGATTACAACGTGACGGGGGTAATAAACCCCCACTTGGTAAAACAGATGAGGGCTCAAGAACACGAGTGGCAATCCAACCATCAACAGATCGGTTACTCGCCCGAACCGCCATAGCGCTCGAACCGCGACTCCCACAGCGACCATCCAGAGCAATTGAAGACTACGGAACAGTAGTTGCAACTCCCCGCCAGCAAGCACATGGTCCTGGTTCATCGTCGGGCCATAAAGAAGAAACTCAAGCTGTGCCCAGATCTGCCGCCTAGCCTCTGAGTCGGTCAGTGCGTCTCGCCAAGCGTCTGGTGGCAGCACGAGATTCACTGGGCCACTGGTAGGGAACAGCCTGAACTGATCACCGTAATAAACATTGTGAAGCACTGGAAACAGGCAGATCGCAGCCGCAAGTCCCAACGCGGGTATAAGCGTCCGGTCCCGCTGCTGCACTGCGGTCCGACAGCGCATCACAAGAAGCCACAACAGCGCCGGAGCTTGGTCAGTCCGGGCAATAAATGAAACCGCTAGAGCAGCGAAGCCTTTTCTTCTAGCTTTTCGACCTGGACCAAACAGCCAGGTGAAAGCCAGCGGGAACGCCACCCAGGTTGTGTACTCTGACACTCCTCGACGGATGAGGCTTGCAACGACTGTACTATTAACAAGAGTCACCAAAAGGACGGTTCCAATCAAAGCAACGACCATCTCAAAGTGACCACTGCCGCGGAATCGCCAGCCGAACCATAGCAGCGCACTCGTCACCATGATGCGGGCAAAAACAGCAATCTGGCCATCACCATCACCAAACACGAGATGATTAAAGAACATCACATATCTAGACAGCGGCTGAGCGTTGAAGACCTCTTCCCCGGCACGAAGCGAACCAGTCTCAAGGATCGAGCGAGCAAAGGATTCATACATTAAAAAGTCCGAGCCACCATCCCTCAGTAGCACCGAAGTCAACGAAGGATGCGCACGGGCTTCATGCGCAAGGATGACAATCGCCATTCCGGCACACGCCACGAGCAAATGACGCCGTTTCCGACCCGACATTGTGACGAGAGCGCCGGCCGCGAGCGTAGACAGAAACAAATAGCCATTGATAGCGGATGGTGGGTCGATGGCTGGAAGTAGCGTAATCAGAACAGCCGCTAAACCTGCGCCGAGGAGCCACAACCATTGCGCTTTGACGAACGGCCAGTAAAAACTCGCTAGAATGAGGCCGCTCACTATAGCGAGGACGTCAATAAGCCAACCAAGTAGACGGGTCCAGAGAGGTGGCCCCGAAGCCGGAAGAGGACCCTCTCGCCCTTGGAGACGAAACGTGGCCAGCGGACCCAGGGCACCGTCTCCCCCGGAGCGTTGCCCATCGTCAAATTGATAAGACACCGTGAGGTCATGCCGACCTGCAGGAAGGCGGATCTGCTCGCGCGCAACGCGGTCGTACGAAGGAGAAAGTCTCAGCCTAGCTGAACCTATTTGCACCTGTCCCGCACCAACATACGCCACAGTAATAGATTCAGAAGCATCGAGTTCTACAGCGCCTCGCCAGAAAGCAGTAAATGGGATTCGCTCACGCAGGACCGAGCCCGCTACCCACCAGTAATAGTTGAAGCGTAATGAGTTCATGAACGAAAGATTCCATTCGCTTGGACCAAAATCGATGACTTCATCTACCCGCGTCGCTGTGAAGCGTGCCAGAGGATTGTCGTAAGACTTCTCGCATAGTCCTACCGGGGCCTCATGCCCCATGGCCCGGTAACAGGCAGGAAATCCTTGATAGGTTCCACTCATTAACAGAACGCTCTTGCTGATAAGACCCAGACATAGAAGCCCGGCGATAATAGTGATACGGCCACTGAGCAGCATAGGTACACGGTAAGCCCAGTGCCGCCGAAGCCAACGCGAGAAAATCAGTGGAAGAAGTGCAAGGGCACTGAGTAATTCTGGGAGAGAACTGAGCGGTAAACCAGAGGCCTGAACATAATTGGCGCTTGGGAACACAAGAAACACACCAACCAACGCCAAGAGTAGCGAGGGTGTGCTGAAAGCTTTCAAGTTCGACTTCCTTCCGCGGACAAAACCCAGTGCGGGTAGTGATACGACCCGCATGGTGCCACACATGGTAGGTTGCGATGAATTCCTAGATCCAAAACACTACCATCGTGAAACGATCGAGTTTGAAAGATGCCCCAAGCCGTGCAAGAGTCTATTCGAATTTTTGAGAGGAAACACGATTGGTCACTGATCTGTGAACAGCGGGTTTCGTGTCCGATTGCTAATACCTTCTCATTCTTCTCAACGGCCAGAAATCTTGAACGCCTAACACCACCGTTCCTTAAGTTCCGTATTCACTACATCAGCTCGGAACCACTTGTGGCCGGTGCCATCATCGACTATTCGTTACGCCTTCATCACCTCCCAATCCGCTGGCAAAGCCAGATTGAACAATGGGAGCCTCCACATCAATTCGTTGACAACCAGATTCGAGGACCATTTAAACTGTGGCGGCATACCCACACGTTCCGTGCTGACGGTAGCGACACCATAATCACTGACACAGTACAATTTAACCTCTACTGCCGAGCACTCAAACACACACCAATCCTTACCTGGATTCATAATGACCTAAGAACAATCTTTGAATTTCGTCAACGCGAAATTACAAAGGTGTTTGAAAATGGATTCAAATGTGTGGAGATCCCCCAGTCCTGATATCCTCAACATCTCATGACTGACGCAATCACTAGCGGTCTAACACTACCCCGCCGTGGTAGGTGGACCGGTAAAATGGGTTCTGCACATGAAACACGACGACTTTTCCCCTGGCTCCTAATCCCCACCTTGTGGTTTTTTAGCGTCGGTGTCTATGGGCAGTCGATTCCTTCCGCAGCGTCAGAGGACCAAGCACGTTCGATCGAAGCGCTCGTGGCACCGCCTAGAGATTCCTGGCCGACCAACGGTGGCAACATTTACAACCAGCGGTACTCTCCTCTCGACGAGATCAATCGGGAGACCGTGGGCGACCTTGGAGCGGTGTGGCGGTTACACCTGGAAGGCTCAGGCGTTGGTCAAAAATACTCCGGAGAAGCGCAGCCAATCGTGAGCGACGGAGTCATTTATATAGTCACAGGAGCCAACGACGTTTTTGCTATCGGCATAGACTCCGGTCAGATTCACTGGCGGTATAACGCAAACCTGGATCCCGACATTTCACCGATATGCTGTGGGTGGACTAGTCGTGGCGTCGGACTCGGTAACGGCAAGGTCTACGTCGGGCAACTTGATGGTCAGCTCATCGCGTTGGACCAGCAGACAGGCAAACTGGCTTGGTCAGTTCAAGCTGCGCGATGGGAGGATGGCTATTCGATTACGAGTGCACCGCTGTATTTCGACGGTTTGGTAATCACTGGCTTTGCCGGTGCAGAGTATGGCATCCGTGGACGAGTCAGCGCGTTCCATGCTGCTGATGGGTCCCCAGCCTGGGTCTTTCACACCGTTCCCGGACCTGGCGAAGTGGGACACGACACGTGGCCTCAGGATAACGATGTGTGGAGGCACGGCGGGGCGTCTGTCTGGCAAACGCCGGCCGTCGATCCCGAGTTAGGTCTACTCTATTTCTCCACTGGAAACCCCGGACCTGATTTCAACGGCGCAGTCCGTGCTGGTGACAACCTGTTCTCGGTCTCGATCGTCGCGATAGACGTGGCAACTGGGGATTATCGCTGGCATTTTCAACAGGTACACCACGACCTGTGGGACTACGACTCGCCGAGTCCGGTCGTTTTATTCGATGTCGAGATCGATGGTGTCGTCCGAAAAGCGTTGGCCGAAGCAAGTAAAACCGGCTGGGTCTACATTCTTGATCGAACTAACGGTGAGCCACTCATCGGCATCGAAGAACGACCGGTACCGCAGGAACCCCGCCAGGCAACAGCAGCTACCCAACCCTATCCAATCGGCGATGCTATCGTGCCACAATCGATCGACATCGCACCCGAGGGCTACACACTCGTTAATGGTGGCCGAATCTTTACGCCATTCTGGACTGAAGGCGTTGTCGCCAAACCCTCGCCCTTCGGTGGAATCAACTGGCCGCCACCTGCCTACGACCCAGCAACTGCCACTCTCTATGTGTGCGCGAATGACCGGACGCAGTTCTTTAACGGTGGTGATCGGGATTTTGAGATTGCTCCAAATGGAGCGAGATACATCGGTGGCACATTCGCGAGTGTGCCAATGCCATCGACGGGCATTTTCGCTGCGGTAGACATGACAAACAACCGCTTGGTGTGGCGTCAGCAATGGGCAGACCTGTGCTACAGCGGTTCACTGGCTACCGCTGGGGGCCTCGTCTTTGTTGGACGGAATGATGGCCGCCTAACAGCACTCGACTCAAGTAATGGCCGTCTCTTATGGGAATTCCAAACAGGCGCCGGCTCGAATTCTGGAACGAGTACATTTGAGCACAATGGAGAGCAGCACTTAGTCAGCTACTCGGCTGGGAACCTCTTTGCTGGGTCACCGCGTGGAGACAGCGTCTGGCTCTTCTCACTATCCGGCACTCGGGAACCAGCGCAATCTCCGGCACTAGCGGAACAACCTCCGGCACCAGACCGGCAAGCCGATGTCAACTTGGGTCGTCAGGTCTTTGTGGAAGCCTGCGGTTTCTGTCATGGGCCGAACGGAGATGGGGGGCACGGCGGTCCGGCACTCAATGGCCTAACAGACCTCGACCTCGGAGTCGCGAGCCTTATCGTCACGGAGGGCGGTGCTGACATGCCAGCGCTCGGGTCAAGTCTCACATCAGCTGAAATCCAAGACGTGGCCGCCTACCTCGTCGAGAGACTAATTGTGCGTTAGCACCTAACCTTGGGCGGACCACCATCGTCTCGGGTCAATACGTTCGCCGTAACCCAACCACCCATCGAGCCACAGCATCATCCGTCGCAGCGGTGTACCTGCGAGCCAACGACCGGCACGAAGCCACCATTTCGAAAAATCTTTGTTGTAGGGACAAACCCTGATGCAAATTGAACAGTCGCTATTCTGGGCCGCCCAGTAGCCAAAGCATTTCTCACCATCAATTGACCATTTTCGGACACCCTTAATATTGGACTGGTTGTAGCGTTCGGTACTCGGAGGACCATTCGGAATCGCCTGGACAGGACAGGCCGTGCTGCACTTCTGGCAAACGTCGCAAAATTTCTTCACGCCAAATTGAATCGGCTTGTCGTGCGCCAGCGGAAGATCAGTGTAAATCTTTCCCAAGCGAACACGTGGTCCGAACTCCTTCGTGATTAGTAACCCATGCCGGCCATACTCGCCGAGCCCAGCCCTGATCGCGAATGGAATGGCCAACGACGTGTCATTCATGCTAGCAACCGCCTGATAGCCAAGATTTTGGATGTACTGCGCGACTGATAAAACAACCATCGCATCCCGTGAGTATCCGGCTCCAGTTGCTGCTCCACTAAGTGCGGATGGGACAGTGCGGATCAGGTCGTAATCCATCGACTGGGCCGTGACAATGACATTCGTCACTTCAGGTGGAATCTCTTGCGGTCGCTCGGTGAGAGACAGGTCGCTAAACTTATTCACATACATCCAGCGTTCGTCGTAGTCGGTAATACCAACGAGGTCGGCACCAAAACCCTTGGCGACGCGCTTAATCTCGGCAGCCGTCTCCGCAGGCGTACCCAAGTTGATACGTTCATCCGCCACGCCACGGGTTAGCGTGAACTCGTCATTGAAACCTTCGCGCCGGTCAGCATCCAGTTTTAGGTCGGTAAAGAGGTCGGAGACCTGCCAGGCAGCGTTGCGCAACGCGTAATCCTTCTGGGTAAAACCGTCTGTCGACCGCCAATTACTGAGTGGCTCACGATAGGTTGCGTAGAACAGGTCACTCTTCGCGCTTCGGATCCGTGCATCCCACCAAGACCGGCGAAAGACATCATCTCGCTGAGAAAACCGCTGGAAATCAGACTGAATCTCAAAACCAGCCTCGGCATCTTTCGCATGGCGAGATGGACTGCGAGTGTGACGACTCATAACGCTGTCGAGCTTAATTTGAGGAAGGGGTTTTTACCAAGGCCTACCCTGCCACACCGGATGTAGTTTCTGAACTGACAGTACTCGCCGAGAAGCACGGTCGGCACAATTAATGGTAGAATAAGGAGTTCGGCCCGCCTGTAAAGAAAACGCAGTCGATCTTCCGACCGAATTTGGATGCCTCGCCGGTGAACTGGCTCGAAATCGCAATTGCCATCTCGGCCGTTTTGGTCGGCTCCGTCGTACAGGGAGCTGTGGGATTCGGTCTAGCGTTGGTCTCCGCACCGGTTCTTATTCTGATTGATCCGCGTTTTATTCCGGCCCCGTTGTTACTCGCATCACTTTCATTAATCCTACTTACCGCTTACCGTGATCGGCAAGGGATCGACCTCTCTGGCCTGCGATGGGCATTAATCGGCCGGTTCGCTGGCACCGGAGTTGGGATCACCGCACTTAATCTGATTTCCGGTAGTCAACTTACTCTCACATTTGGAGTGATCGTCCTAGTTTCAGTCGGCCTCAGCGCCTCCGGACTCCATTTGCGACCTAACCCAAGGACCCTGATCGGTGCAGGCACAATCTCTGGCTTTATGGCTACAACTTCATCGATCGGCGGACCACCCATGGCACTCCTTTACCAAGACGAATCAGGAACCCGATTACGTGGCACTCTGGCCGGATTTTTCGTCGTTGGTGTATCAATCTCACTGGTGTCACTAGCCCTTATCGGGCGACTGGGACAAGAAGAACTTAAACTCGCACTAATACTGCAGCCAGGAATCTTGATCGGATTCGCTGCTTCGTCGCGAGCGATTGAGTGGCTTGACGGTGGTCACACGCGGTCGGCGGTTCTGACCGTTGCAACCGTCATGGCTTGTGTCGTAATCCTGAACGAGTTGTACAACTAGTTTTCTAACCCCGCAATAGCCAAAATGGTCGTCAGCACGACCTGCAAACCGCGGACGGTCGGTTCAGGATCAACGTCAACCCACTCGTCTAGCGAGTGACTCCGCCCACCGAGCCCGCCACGACCAATCGTAATAGCTGGTATACCTAGACTAATTGGTAGGTTTGCATCAGTACTCGACGTCCGCGGCACCACCTCAATCCCGAACAATCCAGCCGCAGCGACAGCTGCCTGCATAATCGGGGCACTGGCCGGCGTAAAGCCCGACGGACGGTCCCCGATCAATTGAAGTTCGAGTTCGATTGGACCTTGGGATACTGAACGCGTGGCGTTTTCTTGGTCAACCGCTAAATCCATCGCGCTAAGAAATGCTTCGACGAGCCGGTCAAGTTCTTCCGGCGACTCCGAGCGCATATCAACATCCATAGAGGTCTCGAACGGAATCGAATTGACCGAAGTGCCACCTCTCACGATCCCAATGCTGAACGTCGTCTTAGGCTCTTCGGGCACAGGGATGGCCGCGAATCGCTGCATGGCACCCGCCATAGCGAATGCAGGATTGACGAGCCCGAAAGCGCCGTAGCTATGTCCTCCAGGCCCCTTAAAAACTGCGCGGTAACGGCGGCTCCCAAGAGCACCATTTGTAATCGTAGATTGACCTCCAGACTCGACAGACACAAACTTCGCAATCCGATTTCGATAGGCACCCTCACGAAACAAGTG
Protein-coding regions in this window:
- a CDS encoding DUF485 domain-containing protein, translated to MNSFDELKRLNSARWRIAIGLTITMMVLYFGFILLVAFRKSLLATLVSPGLSLGILLGALVIVAAWILVWVYVRWANRHYDSGVAALRGRL
- a CDS encoding PQQ-binding-like beta-propeller repeat protein produces the protein MGSAHETRRLFPWLLIPTLWFFSVGVYGQSIPSAASEDQARSIEALVAPPRDSWPTNGGNIYNQRYSPLDEINRETVGDLGAVWRLHLEGSGVGQKYSGEAQPIVSDGVIYIVTGANDVFAIGIDSGQIHWRYNANLDPDISPICCGWTSRGVGLGNGKVYVGQLDGQLIALDQQTGKLAWSVQAARWEDGYSITSAPLYFDGLVITGFAGAEYGIRGRVSAFHAADGSPAWVFHTVPGPGEVGHDTWPQDNDVWRHGGASVWQTPAVDPELGLLYFSTGNPGPDFNGAVRAGDNLFSVSIVAIDVATGDYRWHFQQVHHDLWDYDSPSPVVLFDVEIDGVVRKALAEASKTGWVYILDRTNGEPLIGIEERPVPQEPRQATAATQPYPIGDAIVPQSIDIAPEGYTLVNGGRIFTPFWTEGVVAKPSPFGGINWPPPAYDPATATLYVCANDRTQFFNGGDRDFEIAPNGARYIGGTFASVPMPSTGIFAAVDMTNNRLVWRQQWADLCYSGSLATAGGLVFVGRNDGRLTALDSSNGRLLWEFQTGAGSNSGTSTFEHNGEQHLVSYSAGNLFAGSPRGDSVWLFSLSGTREPAQSPALAEQPPAPDRQADVNLGRQVFVEACGFCHGPNGDGGHGGPALNGLTDLDLGVASLIVTEGGADMPALGSSLTSAEIQDVAAYLVERLIVR
- a CDS encoding SRPBCC family protein, giving the protein MPQAVQESIRIFERKHDWSLICEQRVSCPIANTFSFFSTARNLERLTPPFLKFRIHYISSEPLVAGAIIDYSLRLHHLPIRWQSQIEQWEPPHQFVDNQIRGPFKLWRHTHTFRADGSDTIITDTVQFNLYCRALKHTPILTWIHNDLRTIFEFRQREITKVFENGFKCVEIPQS
- a CDS encoding M20/M25/M40 family metallo-hydrolase, whose amino-acid sequence is MRTRHFLVMFLSGLVSPLWAQPTADLSSLQASPEYQVALDYLDQDSERYVRELIQLTEIPAPPFAEERRAAAYLELLRAAGLDDVVQDEIGNVMGIRPGIGGGPLLAVAAHLDTVFPTETDVTVRRNGTRLMAPGIGDDTAGLAAVLAVIRALDAASVSTTSDILFIGNVGEEGPGDLRGVKHLFREGAYRNRIAKFVSVESGGQSTITNGALGSRRYRAVFKGPGGHSYGAFGLVNPAFAMAGAMQRFAAIPVPEEPKTTFSIGIVRGGTSVNSIPFETSMDVDMRSESPEELDRLVEAFLSAMDLAVDQENATRSVSQGPIELELQLIGDRPSGFTPASAPIMQAAVAAAGLFGIEVVPRTSSTDANLPISLGIPAITIGRGGLGGRSHSLDEWVDVDPEPTVRGLQVVLTTILAIAGLEN
- a CDS encoding sulfite exporter TauE/SafE family protein; its protein translation is MNWLEIAIAISAVLVGSVVQGAVGFGLALVSAPVLILIDPRFIPAPLLLASLSLILLTAYRDRQGIDLSGLRWALIGRFAGTGVGITALNLISGSQLTLTFGVIVLVSVGLSASGLHLRPNPRTLIGAGTISGFMATTSSIGGPPMALLYQDESGTRLRGTLAGFFVVGVSISLVSLALIGRLGQEELKLALILQPGILIGFAASSRAIEWLDGGHTRSAVLTVATVMACVVILNELYN
- a CDS encoding reductive dehalogenase: MSRHTRSPSRHAKDAEAGFEIQSDFQRFSQRDDVFRRSWWDARIRSAKSDLFYATYREPLSNWRSTDGFTQKDYALRNAAWQVSDLFTDLKLDADRREGFNDEFTLTRGVADERINLGTPAETAAEIKRVAKGFGADLVGITDYDERWMYVNKFSDLSLTERPQEIPPEVTNVIVTAQSMDYDLIRTVPSALSGAATGAGYSRDAMVVLSVAQYIQNLGYQAVASMNDTSLAIPFAIRAGLGEYGRHGLLITKEFGPRVRLGKIYTDLPLAHDKPIQFGVKKFCDVCQKCSTACPVQAIPNGPPSTERYNQSNIKGVRKWSIDGEKCFGYWAAQNSDCSICIRVCPYNKDFSKWWLRAGRWLAGTPLRRMMLWLDGWLGYGERIDPRRWWSAQG